From Salvia splendens isolate huo1 chromosome 3, SspV2, whole genome shotgun sequence, a single genomic window includes:
- the LOC121795939 gene encoding FCS-Like Zinc finger 15-like: MVGLSVILESCRDLSEKRSPQILSKGAMIIKPSSPLSNFSPPFGFLENCFLCRHKLLPGKDIFMYKGDTAFCSVECRYRQMFMDEEESCEKSGCTLEYTCSAAATSSPSPTSSSSRSGKGARARPTNAFAC; this comes from the exons ATGGTAGGCCTTAGCGTAATCCTCGAAAGCTGCAGAGATCTCTCCGAGAAAAGAAGCCCTCAAATTCTCAGCAAAGGCGCCATGATCATCAAACCCTCCTCTCCTCTCTCTAATTTCTCTCCCCCTTTTGGATTTCTCGAGAATTGTTTCCTCTGCCGGCACAAATTGTTGCCAGGGAAAGACATCTTCATGTACAA AGGAGATACGGCATTTTGCAGTGTGGAGTGCAGGTACAGGCAGATGTTCATGGATGAAGAGGAGAGCTGCGAAAAGAGTGGTTGTACGTTGGAGTACACCTGTTCAGCGGCTGCCACGTCATCTCCGTCTCCAACTTCTTCGTCTTCCCGCTCCGGTAAGGGGGCGAGAGCTCGGCCAACAAACGCGTTTGCGTGTTGA